In Anaerolineales bacterium, one DNA window encodes the following:
- a CDS encoding PQQ-binding-like beta-propeller repeat protein: protein MIKLLKAITLFLPAILIISCSAVAIEQPNSQSNHELESNTEFQEIWRRSDIFLGENNRRPNIVSGSGTVAILGIRNTDYIGGSIFGIGASDGEDLWELPGVGGEQIVTLNNILFRGTTGTAHLQAYNLETGEFLWQNRLGRARSVLDIYPLADKVFAFTINNELFELNNNGEIISNSKEDFRSFIVMEGITYMEDVLSIKAVNLASKNELWKININSRYTHAPIFDKGEIFLRTEVNPADIYSIDQLTGNVNWKKSYNALSNLYITNDKVYFLSSDSNLVVINRESGSEIIKVKFLPPFNLSKSSSGYFITGDNVNNILLVCLGDKGQIIGLKIKDP, encoded by the coding sequence ATGATTAAGTTATTAAAAGCAATAACACTTTTCTTGCCCGCAATACTAATAATATCTTGTTCTGCTGTTGCAATCGAACAGCCTAATTCTCAATCTAACCACGAACTAGAAAGCAATACAGAGTTTCAAGAAATATGGAGGCGATCAGACATATTTCTTGGTGAGAATAATCGCAGGCCAAATATTGTTAGTGGTTCAGGAACGGTGGCGATACTTGGGATTAGGAATACTGATTATATAGGTGGCAGTATTTTTGGAATTGGCGCTAGCGACGGGGAAGATTTATGGGAATTACCCGGCGTAGGTGGTGAACAGATTGTCACACTGAACAATATTCTATTTAGGGGAACTACAGGAACCGCTCATCTCCAAGCTTACAACTTGGAAACTGGGGAGTTTTTATGGCAAAATCGTTTAGGTCGGGCGCGTAGTGTGCTAGATATTTACCCACTTGCGGATAAAGTATTCGCTTTCACAATAAATAACGAATTATTTGAATTGAACAATAATGGCGAAATAATAAGTAACAGCAAGGAGGATTTTCGATCGTTCATAGTGATGGAGGGCATCACATACATGGAAGATGTTTTATCAATTAAAGCGGTTAACCTCGCTTCAAAAAATGAGCTTTGGAAAATAAATATAAATTCCAGGTATACTCATGCTCCAATTTTTGATAAGGGAGAGATTTTCTTGAGAACTGAAGTAAATCCTGCCGACATCTATTCAATCGACCAATTAACCGGAAATGTGAACTGGAAAAAAAGCTATAATGCCTTAAGTAATCTGTATATAACAAACGACAAGGTGTATTTTTTGAGTTCCGACAGCAATTTAGTAGTGATAAATCGAGAATCGGGCAGTGAAATCATCAAGGTTAAGTTTTTACCGCCTTTTAATTTGAGTAAAAGCAGTAGTGGATATTTCATTACGGGCGATAATGTAAACAATATATTGTTAGTGTGCTTAGGGGATAAGGGGCAAATTATAGGATTAAAAATTAAAGATCCATAG